The following proteins are encoded in a genomic region of Glycine max cultivar Williams 82 chromosome 18, Glycine_max_v4.0, whole genome shotgun sequence:
- the LOC100776149 gene encoding cytochrome b561 and DOMON domain-containing protein At5g47530: MASIRKSVLLFLTFLTVIIIPATPQPCNSYKFPNNFNYAACEDLPVLESSLHWKYHPSSGAVDVAFNKANVKGSSWVAWAINPTSKGMLGSQAFVAVYKQDGSIKAYTSPITSYATMLQEGNLTFPVYGVSASYTNGHVIIFASFQLPGNTTLVNHAWQEGLVSDDGTLRPHSFSRANLQSFGTLDFLSGKVSETGGNSDSRITLRNVHGVLNTISWGVLMPIGVILARYLKAFDGLGPTWFQLHRACQSLAFLMGIAGFGTGLYIGNHYGIHNAPHRCVGITLLCLAITQVCLAVFLRPKKDHKYRMFWNIFHYIVGYSIIALAVWNVFKGFDILNAQNIWKKTYVGSIISLAIIAVVLEVITWIWVCKKKRVKEPENHVEIVIG; the protein is encoded by the exons ATGGCTTCCATAAGAAAATCAGTCCtcttgttcctcacattcctcaCAGTGATCATTATCCCTGCCACTCCACAACCATGCAACTCATACAAGTTCCCCAACAACTTTAACTACGCTGCATGCGAGGACTTGCCGGTACTTGAATCCTCACTGCACTGGAAGTACCACCCATCTTCAGGTGCAGTAGATGTTGCATTCAACAAGGCCAACGTAAAAGGTTCTAGTTGGGTTGCATGGGCCATCAACCCTACCTCAAAGGGCATGCTTGGTTCACAAGCATTCGTGGCTGTTTATAAACAAGATGGTAGTATCAAAGCCTATACATCACCAATAACAAGTTATGCAACAATGTTACAAGAGGGTAATCTTACTTTTCCGGTTTATGGTGTTTCTGCATCCTACACAAACGGGCACGTGATCATCTTCGCGAGTTTTCAACTTCCCGGGAATACGACTTTGGTGAATCACGCTTGGCAAGAAGGCTTGGTTTCCGATGATGGCACTCTCAGACCACACTCTTTCTCACGCGCTAATCTTCAGTCTTTTGGAACCTTGGATTTCTTATCTGGCAAGGTTTCTGAAACTGGTGGGAATTCGGACTCAAGAATCACGTTGAGAAAC GTTCATGGAGTTTTGAATACCATAAGCTGGGGAGTACTAATGCCAATTGGGGTAATATTGGCTCGCTACTTGAAGGCATTTGATGGTTTAGGACCCACTTGGTTTCAGCTGCATCGAGCATGTCAATCACTAGCATTCTTGATGGGCATTGCTGGTTTTGGTACTGGTTTGTATATTGGAAATCATTATGGGATTCATAACGCTCCTCACAGATGCGTTGGAATCACTCTATTGTGTCTCGCAATTACACAAGTCTGTCTTGCTGTGTTTTTGAGGCCTAAGAAGGATCACAAGTACAGAATGTTTTGGAACATTTTTCATTATATAGTTGGTTATTCAATTATTGCCTTGGCCGTATGGAACGTCTTCAAGGGTTTTGACATTCTCAACGCTCAGAATATCTGGAAAAAAACCTATGTGGGCTCAATCATATCCTTGGCTATAATTGCTGTGGTATTGGAGGTGATAACTTGGATCTGGGTGTGCAAAAAGAAGAGGGTCAAGGAGCCTGAGAATCATGTTGAAATTGTTATTGGTTAG